One Pempheris klunzingeri isolate RE-2024b chromosome 22, fPemKlu1.hap1, whole genome shotgun sequence DNA segment encodes these proteins:
- the LOC139221827 gene encoding NXPE family member 3-like has protein sequence MVCLQHKLNSTTIVPRVSTAPNVHHGVCTLKKLSPEDAVEERLLLDSIAWPETPLLPSPLSLEKTSDPAHSTFTILPPGRGGGQRHVGDQLEVRIKMYDFKGNPRTFGGDFLLAWLHNPTLGAGVVGRVVDHLNGSYSAVFSLLWEGSSEVQVTLVHTREAVRVMQNMASKQPYRVYFKSLFRSGKLSETTVCNVCLRPTPKRSLCNYTDIHTGEPWFCFKPMKLSCGARIIHTKGGMKQNVSAGDQTLFQSEVNMKVPIQASGPANITVLPKQKGQSNAKSSSVKSGPSGYYYQDTWRALDGTTVHQFNTSSAITQCLRDKVVHMYGDSTIRQWFEYLNAVLPDLKKFNLHHQKQVGPFMALDHENNILVTYRCHGPPINFASVPTSELRYIANELDGLIGGSNTVVVIGVWAHFTTYPVEVYMRRLLSIRRAVVRLLDRAPGTLVVIRTANPKTLTRTVALISSDWHAVQCDKAIRAAFKGLNVRLVDAWEMVQAHRLPHNLHPQPAIIQNMINVLLSHTCPKKGG, from the exons ATGGTTTGT cTTCAGCATAAATTGAACTCCACCACCATCGTCCCGAGAGTTTCAACTGCCCCTAATGTGCATCATGGCGTCTGCACCCTCAAGAAACTGTCCCCTGAGGATGCCGTGGAGGAACGCCTCCTACTAGACTCCATTGCTTGGCCTGAAACTCCACTTTTGCCAAGTCCTCTTTCCCTGGAGAAGACCAGTGATCCTGCCCACAGCACCTTCACCATTCTCCCaccagggaggggaggaggacagCGGCACGTAGGCGATCAGCTGGAGGTTAGAATCAAAATGTACGACTTCAAGGGCAATCCCAGGACGTTTGGGGGAGACTTCTTGCTCGCCTGGCTGCACAACCCGACGCTTGGTGCAGGTGTGGTTGGGCGCGTGGTGGATCATCTCAACGGCAGCTACTCTGCGGTGTTCTCTTTACTCTGGGAAGGAAGCTCAGAGGTTCAG GTGACGCTGGTTCACACGAGGGAGGCTGTCCGAGTGATGCAGAACATGGCAAGCAAACAGCCTTATAGGGTTTACTTCAAAAGCCTCTTTCGCTCAGGCAAACTCTCCGAAACTACCGTCTGTAACGTCTGCCTACGTCCAACTCCGAAAAGGTCGCTGTGCAACTACACTGACATCCACACTGGCGAGCCTTGGTTCTGCTTCAAGCCGATGAAGCTGAGCTGTGGCGCCAGGATCATCCACACCAAAGGAGGAATGAAACAAAACGTCTCGGCCGGAGACCAGACACTGTTCCAAAg TGAGGTCAACATGAAAGTCCCCATTCAGGCCTCAGGACCTGCCAACATCACTGTGCTGCCAAAACAGAAAG GTCAATCAAATGCaaagagcagcagtgtgaagTCTGGGCCCTCTGGTTACTACTACCAGGATACGTGGCGAGCACTAGATGGCACCACAGTTCACCAATTCAACACCTCGTCTGCCATCACTCAGTGTCTGAGAGACAAAGTGGTCCACATGTATGGAGACTCCACCATCAGGCAGTGGTTTGAATACCTCAACGCAGTACTGCCAG ATCTGAAGAAGTTTAACCTGCACCATCAGAAGCAAGTTGGACCTTTCATGGCGTTGGACCATGAAAACAACATCTTGGTGACGTACCGCTGCCACGGTCCTCCCATCAATTTTGCCAGCGTCCCCACCAGCGAGCTGCGTTACATTGCCAATGAACTAGACGGTTTAATCGGAGGTTCAAACACCGTCGTGGTTATTGGCGTGTGGGCTCACTTCACCACTTACCCCGTCGAGGTCTACATGCGGCGGTTGCTGAGCATCCGCAGGGCGGTGGTCCGGCTGCTGGACAGGGCTCCGGGCACGCTGGTCGTCATCCGGACCGCGAACCCCAAAACTTTGACGCGCACTGTGGCGCTAATCAGCAGCGACTGGCACGCGGTGCAGTGTGACAAAGCAATCAGAGCCGCGTTCAAAGGTCTGAACGTTCGTCTGGTGGACGCCTGGGAGATGGTCCAGGCCCACCGCCTGCCGCACAACCTCCACCCGCAACCTGCCATCATTCAGAACATGATTAACGTCCTCCTGTCCCATACGTGCCCGAAGAAGGGCGGCTAG